DNA sequence from the Lysinibacillus sp. OF-1 genome:
AAACAAATTTTATTTAGTTTACTCGGCATGCTCGCTGTCCAATATACCTATATGATGTCTATCGCGATTGGTAATTCTGCAGTAGCCACCTTATTACAATATTTAGCACCGCTGTTTATCATGGCTTATTTTTTACTAACGAGGCAAAATCCATTGACAAAACAAGATGGGATTGCCGTCACACTTACACTTGTAGGAACATTTTTATTATTAACAAATGGCTCCGTTTCAACCTTATCAGTTCCTTTTATGGCTGTGCTGTGGGGCGTGTTATCAGGGCTTTCAGTTGCCTTTTATACTCTCTATGCGATTCCACTTTTGCAGCAATTTCATTCATTACTAGTTGTTGGCTGGTCAATGATTATCGGTGGGGCAGTAATGAGTATTTTCCATCCACCTTGGGCGATTGATGTATCAAATTGGACCTTTTCCACTGTTGCTTATTTTCTCTTTATCATTATTTTTGGCACAATGCTCGCTTTTTGGTTTTATATTGCTAGTTTGCACTATCTCTCCCCTAAGGAGTCAAGCTTACTAGGAAGCCTTGAACCATTAATGGCTGTTATTACGAGTGTCTGGTGGTTAAAAATTACCTTTGGGGGCTATCAGTTTATAGGCACATTACTCATTCTTCTTATGATTTTATACCTCACAGTCTTTCAGAAAAAACAGGTTGAAGCGTAACTTATTCAAAATGTCCCGAAAACAATAGTAAATACCTCCTAAAACAGGACTAGTAATATATAAATTTATACATAAAATTTACATATTTCATCTATCTTTTTTCCTGATTTGTCTACTATACTGAATTTAATAGCAGACAAAAGGAGGTATTTTTATGGATAAAAAAGTTATTTTTTTCGAGGTTGAGGGTGGCACAGATAAAGGACCCGACGGCTATCGCCCAGACACCCTACCGATGGTGGATGCCCTAAAGGAACGTGGGCAAGATGCAGAGGTGCTATTTTTTGATGTCACAAAAAAACAGCAAATCTTTGACTATGTGAAGGAACATGGTGTTGCCTATGTATCGCGTATAAACCCTGGTAACTTACAGCATGAGGAAGCGTATTTTACCATGCTACGAGAGCTGTGCCAGGCTGGAATTATCGGAATGCCACATCCTGATGCGATGATTAGCTACGGCTCGAAAGATGCTCTATCAAAGCTTACATCAACGAATTTAGTACCTGATGATACATATGCCTACTACACTATAGAAGCATTCAAAACGCAATTCCCTATCTCCTTAGCTTCGACAGAACGTGTTCTGAAGCAAAATCGTGGTTCAACTGGTGAAGGTATTTGGCGTGTACAATTGGTGAATCCGCTTGCCAAGGGCATCACTGAAGTGCCACTTAATGCACAAATCAAATGTACAGAAGCGAAAGATAATCATGTTGAATATTGGCAGCTTGGCGAGTTCATGACATTTTGTAAGCAGTATATTACAGGGATGAATGGTATGTTAATCGATATGCGATTTCTTCCGCGAATTACAGAAGGTGAAATTCGCTTATTCATGTTAAGAAACCGTCCTATTTATGTAGTACATAAAAAACCGGCAGATACTGAGGATGCCTTTAGCGCCACACTTTTCTCAGGTGCCCAATATCGCTATGACCAGCCTGCAGATTGGCAAGAGCTCGTACAAAATTTTTTAGCACAACTCCCACAAGTGACGAACCTATTAGGCAATTATGATTTACCATTGATTTGGACGGCTGACTTTATGTTAGATACGAATGAGGCTGGAGAAGATGGTTATATTTTAGGTGAAATGAATTGCTCCTGTGTGGGCTTTACT
Encoded proteins:
- a CDS encoding DMT family transporter — protein: MNQIIQRNRTMGFLLVILGASFWGIGGTVAQKLFQQDDIEVGWLVSSRLLLAGLLLLAIYKITYRHDSIFVIWRTKQNAFKQILFSLLGMLAVQYTYMMSIAIGNSAVATLLQYLAPLFIMAYFLLTRQNPLTKQDGIAVTLTLVGTFLLLTNGSVSTLSVPFMAVLWGVLSGLSVAFYTLYAIPLLQQFHSLLVVGWSMIIGGAVMSIFHPPWAIDVSNWTFSTVAYFLFIIIFGTMLAFWFYIASLHYLSPKESSLLGSLEPLMAVITSVWWLKITFGGYQFIGTLLILLMILYLTVFQKKQVEA
- a CDS encoding Cj0069 family protein — translated: MDKKVIFFEVEGGTDKGPDGYRPDTLPMVDALKERGQDAEVLFFDVTKKQQIFDYVKEHGVAYVSRINPGNLQHEEAYFTMLRELCQAGIIGMPHPDAMISYGSKDALSKLTSTNLVPDDTYAYYTIEAFKTQFPISLASTERVLKQNRGSTGEGIWRVQLVNPLAKGITEVPLNAQIKCTEAKDNHVEYWQLGEFMTFCKQYITGMNGMLIDMRFLPRITEGEIRLFMLRNRPIYVVHKKPADTEDAFSATLFSGAQYRYDQPADWQELVQNFLAQLPQVTNLLGNYDLPLIWTADFMLDTNEAGEDGYILGEMNCSCVGFTSELSLAHEVAEEIIACIHEHQAALMVP